In Falco biarmicus isolate bFalBia1 chromosome 7, bFalBia1.pri, whole genome shotgun sequence, a single window of DNA contains:
- the CCDC177 gene encoding coiled-coil domain-containing protein 177 isoform X1, translating into MVEPPAEPPPQPCPAPGGAAAAAAGAEAARPGEQSPLLHLDLYNFDCAAAEGSRYVLTSPRSLEACARCAVRPVELLPRALGELLREAPGRSMRVAAGLYEAYERERRRKLQQCREERERIIREEKRRILAPLGSLPPSPAARLAPRAAAAGAPGPLGGGKAGAPGPHGGGKAGAPAGTKAKSHSLDSLQKRREGSWGKTSSESGASSSYSGESLRERGGKVGGRGRGGAAAAAGSLLGRSFSLGDLSHSPETAQRVERIVREVRRRKGLSEVPKRDKKIAALMIAKHQEASLLREQRQAAHLQWDSQRRLAEQRKEQEEKEKQRALLQGQRMWESQVEKRRGRLSQEQEEAALLKQRQRMVCEERWREQAEKQERLRRERLERAIREDKQKKLHQEHNLKAKEEGKKEHREREEQLLQEKLSTAAQKRLKKEVQLQKQKKLLNQAEKLKHEALLKELAKQEAEEKEMLKASLEMSLTKAQENYEQLVEKRNQELREKARREDMQIQRAKLAAEKKEREQKEHLEALARETERKLQHAAQVAEEAVQEKARKVVLSRLEKEKVQKMNKQKVEQYEDLRRREILLSIERKLERSEQIFKEKTTVLENARSVARASFHVREKVREETNMRTFDKMALEAELHAHLNKK; encoded by the coding sequence ATGGTGGAGCCGCCGGCTGAGCCtcccccgcagccctgcccggcgcccgggggggcagcggcggcggcggcgggggcagaGGCGGCCCGTCCCGGGGAGCAGTCGCCGCTGCTGCACCTGGACCTGTACAACTTCGACTGCGCGGCGGCGGAGGGCAGCCGGTACGTGCTGACCAGCCCGCGGTCGCTGGAAGCCTGCGCCCGCTGCGCCGTGCGGCCGGTGGAGCTGCTGCCGCGGGcgctgggggagctgctgcgGGAGGCCCCCGGGCGCTCCATGCGGGTGGCCGCCGGCCTCTACGAGGCCTACGAGCGGGAGCGCCGCCGCAAGCTGCAGCAGTGCCGGGAGGAGCGGGAGAGGATTATCCGGGAGGAGAAGAGGCGGATCCTCGCGCCCCTCGGCAGCCTGCCGCCCtcgcccgccgcccgcctcgccccccgcgctgccgccgccggggcaCCCGGGCCCCTTGGCGGGGGGAAGGCCGGGGCACCCGGGCCCCATGGCGGGGGGAAGGCCGGGGCACCAGCGGGCACCAAGGCCAAGAGCCACTCCCTGGACTCGCTGCAGAAGCGCCGCGAGGGCAGCTGGGGCAAGACCTCGTCTGAGTCGGGGGCCTCGTCCTCCTACAGCGGGGAGAGCCTGCGGGAGCGGGGGGGCAAGGtgggcggccggggccgggggggggctgccgccgctgccggcTCCCTGCTGGGGCGCAGCTTCAGCCTGGGCGACCTCAGCCACTCGCCCGAGACGGCCCAGCGGGTGGAGAGGATCGTCagggaggtgaggaggaggaagggccTCTCGGAGGTGCCCAAGAGGGACAAGAAGATCGCGGCGCTGATGATCGCCAAGCACCAGGAGGCCAGCCTCCTGCGGGAGCAGCGGCAGGCGGCCCACCTGCAGTGGGACAGCCAGCGGCGCCTGGCCGAGCAGcggaaggagcaggaggagaaggagaagcagagggcCCTCCTGCAGGGCCAGCGGATGTGGGAGAGCCAGGTGGAGAAGCGCAGGGGGAGGCTgagccaggagcaggaggaagccGCCCTGCTGAAGCAGAGGCAGCGCATGGTATGCGAGGAGAGGTGGCGGGAGCAAGCGGAGAAGCAAGAGCGGCTGCggagggagaggctggagagGGCCATCCGAGAGGACAAGCAGAAGAAGCTCCATCAAGAGCACAACCTGAAGGCGAAGGAGGAGGGCAAGAAGGAGCACCGGGAGCGAGaggagcagctcctgcaagaGAAGCTGTCCACAGCCGCGCAGAAGAGACTGAAGAAGGAGgtgcagctgcagaagcaaaagaaactgCTCAACCAAGCGGAGAAGCTGAAGCATGAGGCCTTGCTCAAGGAACTGGCCAAGCaagaggcagaagagaaggaaatgctgAAGGCCTCCCTGGAGATGAGTTTGACGAAGGCTCAGGAGAACTATGAACAGCTAGTGGAGAagaggaaccaggagctgagGGAGAAGGCCAGGCGGGAGGACATGCAGATTCAGAGAGCCAAACTGGCagcagagaagaaggaaagggagcagAAGGAGCACTTGGAGGCCCTGGctagagagacagagagaaagctCCAGCATGCTGCCCAGGTGGCTGAAGAGGCTGTCCAAGAAAAAGCCCGCAAGGTGGTCCTGAGCCgtctggagaaggagaaagtgCAGAAGATGAACAAGCAAAAGGTGGAACAGTATGAGGACTTGCGGCGCAGGGAGATTCTCCTCTCTAtagagaggaagctggagaggagcGAGCAGATCTTCAAGGAGAAGACGACTGTGCTAGAAAATGCCAGGTCTGTCGCTCGGGCGTCTTTCCATGTCCGGGAAAAGGTACGGGAGGAGACGAACATGCGCACCTTTGACAAGATGGCCTTGGAAGCAGAACTGCATGCCCACCTGAATAAGAAATGA
- the CCDC177 gene encoding coiled-coil domain-containing protein 177 isoform X2 produces the protein MVEPPAEPPPQPCPAPGGAAAAAAGAEAARPGEQSPLLHLDLYNFDCAAAEGSRYVLTSPRSLEACARCAVRPVELLPRALGELLREAPGRSMRVAAGLYEAYERERRRKLQQCREERERIIREEKRRILAPLGSLPPSPAARLAPRAAAAGAPGPHGGGKAGAPAGTKAKSHSLDSLQKRREGSWGKTSSESGASSSYSGESLRERGGKVGGRGRGGAAAAAGSLLGRSFSLGDLSHSPETAQRVERIVREVRRRKGLSEVPKRDKKIAALMIAKHQEASLLREQRQAAHLQWDSQRRLAEQRKEQEEKEKQRALLQGQRMWESQVEKRRGRLSQEQEEAALLKQRQRMVCEERWREQAEKQERLRRERLERAIREDKQKKLHQEHNLKAKEEGKKEHREREEQLLQEKLSTAAQKRLKKEVQLQKQKKLLNQAEKLKHEALLKELAKQEAEEKEMLKASLEMSLTKAQENYEQLVEKRNQELREKARREDMQIQRAKLAAEKKEREQKEHLEALARETERKLQHAAQVAEEAVQEKARKVVLSRLEKEKVQKMNKQKVEQYEDLRRREILLSIERKLERSEQIFKEKTTVLENARSVARASFHVREKVREETNMRTFDKMALEAELHAHLNKK, from the exons ATGGTGGAGCCGCCGGCTGAGCCtcccccgcagccctgcccggcgcccgggggggcagcggcggcggcggcgggggcagaGGCGGCCCGTCCCGGGGAGCAGTCGCCGCTGCTGCACCTGGACCTGTACAACTTCGACTGCGCGGCGGCGGAGGGCAGCCGGTACGTGCTGACCAGCCCGCGGTCGCTGGAAGCCTGCGCCCGCTGCGCCGTGCGGCCGGTGGAGCTGCTGCCGCGGGcgctgggggagctgctgcgGGAGGCCCCCGGGCGCTCCATGCGGGTGGCCGCCGGCCTCTACGAGGCCTACGAGCGGGAGCGCCGCCGCAAGCTGCAGCAGTGCCGGGAGGAGCGGGAGAGGATTATCCGGGAGGAGAAGAGGCGGATCCTCGCGCCCCTCGGCAGCCTGCCGCCCtcgcccgccgcccgcctcgccccccgcgctgccgcc GCCGGGGCACCCGGGCCCCATGGCGGGGGGAAGGCCGGGGCACCAGCGGGCACCAAGGCCAAGAGCCACTCCCTGGACTCGCTGCAGAAGCGCCGCGAGGGCAGCTGGGGCAAGACCTCGTCTGAGTCGGGGGCCTCGTCCTCCTACAGCGGGGAGAGCCTGCGGGAGCGGGGGGGCAAGGtgggcggccggggccgggggggggctgccgccgctgccggcTCCCTGCTGGGGCGCAGCTTCAGCCTGGGCGACCTCAGCCACTCGCCCGAGACGGCCCAGCGGGTGGAGAGGATCGTCagggaggtgaggaggaggaagggccTCTCGGAGGTGCCCAAGAGGGACAAGAAGATCGCGGCGCTGATGATCGCCAAGCACCAGGAGGCCAGCCTCCTGCGGGAGCAGCGGCAGGCGGCCCACCTGCAGTGGGACAGCCAGCGGCGCCTGGCCGAGCAGcggaaggagcaggaggagaaggagaagcagagggcCCTCCTGCAGGGCCAGCGGATGTGGGAGAGCCAGGTGGAGAAGCGCAGGGGGAGGCTgagccaggagcaggaggaagccGCCCTGCTGAAGCAGAGGCAGCGCATGGTATGCGAGGAGAGGTGGCGGGAGCAAGCGGAGAAGCAAGAGCGGCTGCggagggagaggctggagagGGCCATCCGAGAGGACAAGCAGAAGAAGCTCCATCAAGAGCACAACCTGAAGGCGAAGGAGGAGGGCAAGAAGGAGCACCGGGAGCGAGaggagcagctcctgcaagaGAAGCTGTCCACAGCCGCGCAGAAGAGACTGAAGAAGGAGgtgcagctgcagaagcaaaagaaactgCTCAACCAAGCGGAGAAGCTGAAGCATGAGGCCTTGCTCAAGGAACTGGCCAAGCaagaggcagaagagaaggaaatgctgAAGGCCTCCCTGGAGATGAGTTTGACGAAGGCTCAGGAGAACTATGAACAGCTAGTGGAGAagaggaaccaggagctgagGGAGAAGGCCAGGCGGGAGGACATGCAGATTCAGAGAGCCAAACTGGCagcagagaagaaggaaagggagcagAAGGAGCACTTGGAGGCCCTGGctagagagacagagagaaagctCCAGCATGCTGCCCAGGTGGCTGAAGAGGCTGTCCAAGAAAAAGCCCGCAAGGTGGTCCTGAGCCgtctggagaaggagaaagtgCAGAAGATGAACAAGCAAAAGGTGGAACAGTATGAGGACTTGCGGCGCAGGGAGATTCTCCTCTCTAtagagaggaagctggagaggagcGAGCAGATCTTCAAGGAGAAGACGACTGTGCTAGAAAATGCCAGGTCTGTCGCTCGGGCGTCTTTCCATGTCCGGGAAAAGGTACGGGAGGAGACGAACATGCGCACCTTTGACAAGATGGCCTTGGAAGCAGAACTGCATGCCCACCTGAATAAGAAATGA